A section of the Bacillus sp. HSf4 genome encodes:
- a CDS encoding spore coat protein: MNEFIQNMTGMGAMTEQVIATDFLITAKTGVKNIATAITETSSPDVRETLKQYLNDAIETHEQITNYMISKGYYNPSNLPKQIQIDTQAAEVAKDLPQM; the protein is encoded by the coding sequence ATGAATGAATTCATCCAAAATATGACGGGAATGGGCGCTATGACTGAGCAGGTCATCGCCACCGATTTTTTGATTACAGCGAAAACAGGTGTTAAAAACATTGCAACAGCCATTACGGAAACCTCTTCCCCTGACGTTCGGGAAACACTGAAGCAATATTTAAACGATGCCATTGAAACACATGAGCAAATCACCAATTACATGATTTCCAAAGGCTATTACAATCCAAGCAATTTACCTAAACAGATTCAAATTGACACACAAGCCGCAGAAGTGGCCAAAGACCTTCCTCAAATGTAG
- a CDS encoding glycosyl hydrolase family 18 protein produces the protein MFIYTVQPGDSLFVIGTNFGIAVDQIRLANGLAETNLVPGQALLIPLFTYTVQPGDSFYSIARQAFVSSESLQRANRSVTPGNMRPGMKLTIPDIPKKPITGLGYYTLRNPQLDRELINNFAPYTTYLAFFEYHFSSDGSLSDLNDPPAVQTAWRRRVPPLMTVTNLTETGFSPSLAHQVLNQPEARNNLIENIFATISRKGYAGVNIDFEQIMEEDRDLFSGFLRRLKNRLQPAGYVLTVAVPPKTNENIAWLKGYDYGGIGSASDLMFIMAYDWHHGASEPGPVAPIDEVRQTIQFALTKVPKQKIILGFPLYGYNWTLPYQPGTVSPGIANQDAVQLAMKHQSPIQYDKRYESPFFEYTDEQGKKHIVWFEDARSIGKKMQLMREFDLDGGGVWQLTLSFPQGPWLLTKFFRVRRV, from the coding sequence TTGTTTATTTATACGGTTCAGCCTGGAGATTCTTTATTTGTCATCGGGACCAACTTCGGTATTGCGGTCGATCAAATCCGATTAGCAAACGGGCTGGCGGAGACAAATCTCGTTCCCGGACAGGCTCTCCTGATTCCGCTGTTTACATACACCGTTCAGCCCGGAGACAGCTTTTACTCGATCGCCCGCCAGGCATTTGTATCCTCGGAAAGCCTGCAAAGAGCAAACCGGTCGGTTACACCCGGAAATATGAGACCCGGCATGAAATTAACGATTCCCGACATACCGAAAAAGCCGATTACAGGTTTAGGCTATTACACATTAAGAAATCCACAATTAGACCGGGAGCTGATCAACAATTTTGCACCCTATACAACATATTTGGCGTTTTTTGAATACCATTTTTCAAGCGATGGATCATTAAGCGACCTCAACGATCCGCCGGCCGTTCAAACCGCATGGAGGCGCCGCGTTCCTCCTCTCATGACCGTCACCAATTTAACGGAAACGGGATTTAGCCCGTCATTGGCTCATCAAGTATTAAATCAGCCCGAGGCCAGAAACAATCTCATTGAAAATATTTTCGCGACGATTTCGAGAAAAGGCTATGCCGGCGTCAATATTGACTTTGAACAAATTATGGAAGAAGACCGAGATTTATTTTCGGGTTTTCTGCGCCGATTAAAAAATCGCCTGCAGCCGGCCGGCTATGTCCTGACGGTCGCTGTTCCGCCAAAAACAAACGAGAATATCGCCTGGTTAAAAGGCTATGATTACGGAGGTATCGGTTCGGCCAGCGATCTCATGTTTATCATGGCATATGACTGGCACCACGGGGCGAGCGAGCCGGGACCTGTAGCCCCGATTGACGAAGTGCGGCAAACGATCCAGTTTGCCCTCACCAAGGTTCCGAAACAAAAAATCATTCTCGGTTTTCCGCTTTACGGTTATAATTGGACGCTTCCTTACCAGCCTGGAACCGTTTCCCCGGGAATCGCCAATCAAGATGCCGTTCAGCTTGCCATGAAACATCAGTCTCCGATCCAATACGACAAACGATATGAATCCCCATTTTTTGAATATACCGATGAACAAGGTAAAAAGCATATCGTCTGGTTTGAAGACGCCCGAAGCATCGGTAAAAAAATGCAGCTGATGCGCGAATTCGATCTTGACGGCGGAGGTGTATGGCAGTTAACCCTCAGCTTTCCGCAAGGCCCGTGGCTGCTGACAAAATTCTTTCGCGTCAGAAGGGTGTAA